A region of the Arachis hypogaea cultivar Tifrunner chromosome 15, arahy.Tifrunner.gnm2.J5K5, whole genome shotgun sequence genome:
aaagcattgccaccacatgtaaataattagaatttttcttattaaaaactcgaaaaatattgcctccttattctaaagaaaatctgctattttattcatgtttaatgatgatgagaaaaataaattatagcttaattggagataaaatcaaaatatagatactaattactactactcatatataacttctaaggtaaaactcaaataagaacaattatcacagagttaaggctaagattagaactcaacaaccttgaatttgggaggtggatgcctctttagtctgtggagtgcttggcccttcaagagatagtttctgacgctttaattccttcagttcactcccttgctcttcttgttctctaagaaatttgcagagcatgctgttttgattttgctgttcttccttcagttgatccatagcttcttgtaacttggtgacagatgcttctaggtgctcccagtattcaatttgagggatttccgggaggaactcctctgcttttctcttgatggggttgtcctgtacttgttgtccttccatagactttttggtgattggttgctcaactgagatatacttatttactcccatctttatcccagcatctttacataacaaagaaactaagcttggataggccaatttgacatctttggagttcttgtttgcaattttgtaaagcttacaagcaatcagctgatgaacttccacttctttttctagcataatgcaatgaatcatcactgctcttctgatggtgacttcagagcggttgctagtgggcagtatagagcgcccaatgaagtccagccagcctctggcgactggtttgagatctcctcttttgagttggttttgggcaccctttgtgttggttgtccatttagctccagggaggcatatgtcctctaggattttgtccaagcttaggtttgatctcatcattctcctattgaaagAATCTGGGTcgtcttgcagttgaggcagcttgaagatctcccttattttgtcagggtgggtatgaacaatcttccctctgaccagagttctatagtcatagaatgcggttccagctattctctgcctgtccgtctgccacagattagcgtagaatttctgaaccatgtttcttcccacctttgtttcaggattagctaggacttcccatcTCCTGTTTcggatttgctcttggatctccggatattcatcttctttcagatcgaatttaacttccgggatcacggaccttagactcattattttgtaaaaatggtctgaatgttctttggttatgaacttcccttgattccaaagtagttttagaatattctctttcttgcctctggaGTCggtttattttcctttaggagccatgatcttagtgggtatttgatgagcggataatttatacgctttttggcattatttttagtatgtttttagtaggatctagttacttttagggatgtttttattagtttttatgttaaattcacatttctggactttactatgagtttgtgtatttttctgtgatttcaggtattttctggctgaaattgagggacttgagcaaaaatcagaatcaaaggttgaagaaggattgctgatgttgttggattctgaccttcctgcactcaaagtcgattttctggagctacagaactcaaaatggcgcgcttccaattgcgttggaaagtagacatccagggctttccagcaatatataatagtccatactttggccgcgtttagatgacgcaaaagggcgttgaacgccagttctacgctgcagtctggagttaaacgccagaaacacgtcacgaaccagagttgaacgccaaaaacacgttacaacttggcgttcaactccagaagaagcctctgcatgtgtaaacttcaagctcagcccaagcacacaccaagtgggccccagaagtggatttatgcatcaattacttacttctgtaaaccctagtaactagtttagtataaataggactttttactattgtattagacatcttatgatttttagttcatctttagatcatattGATTACGtttaggggctggcctctcggccatgcctgaaccttcatctcttatgtattttcaacggtagagtttctacactccatagattaaggtgtggagctctgctgttcctcacgaattaatgcaaagtactactgtttctctattcaattcaacttattccgcttctaagatattcattcgcacttcaatatgaatgtgatgaacgtgacaatcatcatcattcccctacgaacgcgtgcctgacaaccacttccgttccacattagattgaatgaatcactacaagaaaaatacccattcagccacactttttttaagctacatttgaaaaacgtagcctattctatgaataggctacgcttttttctatgttgcctttttataagagaaaaggatacataattgtggcatcatttaaaaagtgtagccttagatattatagaaatcacttataaagcgtagccatagGTTGATATCTATAGATTCACTTTTTCTATCAAAGAGGGCGCTTTTAGAAGGTAGcctatttgttaaattttgggtgcattttaaaagtgatgcctaatgtatctagagCCAAATACACCCACAACACTTAGTAATTTTTTTCCTCCTTTTCACTAAATCACATTCACGTTCCAGCACGGCAGCACCCTCACTTTCGCAACTCACCCTAACCCTAACTCACCTTCGCCACGCACCCATTCACACACACACCCAGATCCGAGTGAATGAGTGAACCAGAGGGAGGAGAGGAGGAAGACAGAGATGAGAGCGCGAGCGAGAGACCAGAGAGTGAGAGGGGGTCACCGCCGCAACGCCGCTGCAGCCGCCGCCATCACCGTCGTGGAGGAGGGAGtccagaggagagagagagaaagatgatTCGCAGACTAAATGGAGAGAAAGGATGAAGACACGACGCGAGAGAGAAGGAGGCTGTTCCGCCGTGCACTATGGTCGCTCCTGGGGTCAATTGAAGCCGTCGCCGCTGCTAGGGCTTGCCGTGCTCCTGTCCTCACTTTCGGCTTCTACGATTTACTTCCTGTTCGTACTCCCAACCCTGCTCTCTCTCCAACTTTCATTTCATTctcattttaatttcaatttcaatttcgatGTCTCTGCAGGCGTTTCATCAGTGCCGTTTTCGACGCCAAGGGTGCGGATGCAATTCTCTCCTTTGAAAAGTTCTGCTGCAATCTCCCCAGACCTCTTCTTCAGGTTCCGATTTCTATTTGGATTACTTTTCTCAATTCGATTTTGATCCATCTGCTAATTAATTGGGTTGATTAATACCAGATCATATATCTTGCCATAATCAGTTTAACATATTATTTCATTGTAAAATCGTGTTTAACAGATCATATATGATTAATGTGAATGAAGAACACTAGGTTgagttaaattgaattgaatcatggaTAAGACATAAGAGCATGTTAGCTGGTTTGGAATCACTTCCAGAAGCTTATCAGCAAAGAATAGTGTCCATGATGGAACAAGTTAGCTGGTAAACATCATTGCTGGATTCTAAATAAATCAATATCTGTTATGTATCATGTTATTAAGATGTGGACACATGTATCTTATGTTAACATTTTAGTCAATGTGAataaccttattattattattattattaaatagtaATGGTATATTAGTTTATCTAAGTAATAAGtgagtttttatttttagttatttgatTACATGTTCTATCCTATAACCCCAAAATCATGTTCACCCCAATTAAATTGTACAAAGCTTGTTGCTGCGACACTGAATAAAAATATGCTATAAAAATTCAGCTAATGATAAATTCTATCTTGTTAAATtattttggattttgattttgatgCATTCACCTAATCATCCTTCAAGTCTTGTTTGTTTATACTGATGCTTCTTGAAGGGTTAATTCATCAATAAGAATGGCTTTGCATGGTTGCTATTGTCACCATATAAAGTTGACAAATCATAGAAGAACACCAAACTCCTTCAGCTTCTCATCCTATATTTCGAATCCCAAGTTTCCAAAGAATAAAAGGGGACAGCGTGATTCATCAGAGAATGATGCATATCCCAGGTTCCTGGTTGTAATGCGTCAGACAGAATTGCCTGCATCAAATTAAAAGTATGGTACCAATGGAAAAGCTGTTAGAATGGTATCCTCAAGTGAGGTAGTGAAGAGAAGCACACTGTCAGATAATAAGGTGAAGACAGTGAATGGTGCAAAACAAAATGTTAATGGAGCAACAACTATTGTAAAAAGAGATGTTAACCCACCCTTGACCAAGGCAGTGAAATCAAGAACCTCTGAAGAACTTCCACCGCTGGAGGAGCTCAAGGTTTTGCAGCTTGGTCCAACTTTCATCAAGCTTGGGCAGTTATCATCAACAAGGTCAGATCTATTTCCATGTGAATTTGTGGATGAGCTAGCAAAGTTGCAGGTATAGATTCTTTGACATGAAATGGTAAGTGTTGATTCTTAGATCAATGTATTCTGAATATAAGATTGTTCTTGACAGGACAAGGTCCCTGCCTTCTCTCCAAAGAAAGCAAAAAGCTTCATTGAGAGTGAATTGGGAGCTTCCATTAGCTTACTGTTTAGGGAGTTCGAAGATCGGCCAATAGCCGCTGCTAGTCTTGGTCAGGTAGCATAAGATCAGCCTGCTGCTTACTTTCTCTGAGGATTGATATGATCCAGTAATGATCTTAATACTGTTTAGGTTCATCGTGCTATCCTGCATTTAATTTTATGTTCTTTGCTGATAAGCTTATCGAGCATGTTAGCTGGTTTGGAATCCTTTAAGCTATGTACCTAccttattttaatttaacttttttacaCAAGACAGCTATAAGAAATGCTTGATTACAAGTAAAGCAAGTTGATTCCTTAGTGCCAAACAGAGTTGGAGTTTTGGTTCCAATTTTAGAGTTGTCTTTAGGGATTATTGAGTAactttttaactttaaatttgcTAGTATATTTCTTATAGGAAGGGCGTCTTTGGGAATTGGGAAGGGTATATTAAATTGTGACTAAAAGGAAACCTTTTTACTAGTATACTTTGTGGCAGGATTTATTGTAACTTTGAATCTCTCAATGATTTTTATTGTTGCTTTATGATGTGGAGGCTGCTGTGAGTTATGAGATTGGAGTCATTTTCAGGTTTGATTtgcattatttaattttctatagCGAATGTGATTTCTTTTCAAGTAGGTGCTTCTCTATGTATACTAGATATATGAATACTCAAAATTATGATTATCTcaatatttttggttcattatataattatattttgtttcaggataatttttattatttaaaaattattgtatggtattattatatatgtatatttttattttataataattaactaatttaattaaaaatacaggattacatataattatattctcaaatattatattttagataaaaactattagaaatttttgtttatatatatatatatatatatatatatttaaaaaaaaaaagaggaacaaaaggctacacttatatagagtagttataggtatacaaaaaaaagagggacctaaggctacacttataaaaagtagccatggtatacaatgtggctacactttacaggtgatgcagtagtgttgaaaagcgtagcctattctggcaaaaatggaagctgaaaagcgtagcctttggtcctggatagcatcacttgaaaagcgtacccTATTCTCAAATaccaaaagcgtagcctttggtgcagaaaagtgtagcctttgagaataggcaacggccgaataggaatcaccccaaaaagcgtagccgtagcctaaggcatcattttttttcacttttagctacacttttcaaatgtacttgaatgggtgtttttcttgtagtgaatatctcttggatctcttaatcagaatcttcgtggtataagctagattgatggcggcattcatgagaatccggaaagtctaaaccttgtctgtggtattccgagtaggattcagggattgaatgactgtgatgaacttcaaactcgcgagtgctgggcgtagtgacagacgcaaaaggagggtgaatcctattccagtatgatcgagaaccttagatgattagccgtgctgtgacagagcatttggacctttttcacaagaggatgggatgtagccattgacaacggtgatgcccttatataaagtttgccatggaaaggagtaagactgattggatgaagacagcgggaaagcagagattcagaggaacgaaagcatctctatacgcttatctgaaattctcaccaatgaattacataagtatttctatctttattttctgtttatttattattattattcgaaaactccataatcatttgatatccgcttgactgagattaacaagatgaccatagcttgtttcataccaacaatctctgtgggatcgacccttactcatgtaaggttttattacttggacgacccagtgcacttgctggttagttgtgaagttatgtttggaccatggtattgtgcaccagtttgttggcgccattgccagggagagaacgaacaacaaattttacaacctcagagtaacaatttcgcataccaagcttttggcgccgttgctggggattgttcgagtttggacaactgacggttcatcgtgttgctcagattgggtaattttcttcttattttattttcaaaaagttttcaaaaaaaaattttcaaaaaaattttcttctttttcgtttttcccaattgatattcgaaaaaaaaaattttttttccttttattttcgaaaattatttcagaatttttaagaatgaattctagtgtttcatgatgatttgttgaatcctggctggctgtaaagccatatctaaattcctttggactgaggattcaactaatcacttcaatgcatgtaatagcatactaaagcttggctggctattaagccatgtctgacCCTCAGAttagagctttagactaaagagcacaagattcctggaattcatattaaaaattttggaatccttatttttctttttcacattaattttcgaaaaatccaaaaaaaatcataaaatcataaaaatcaaaaaaatattttgtgtttcttgtttgagtcttgagttaattttaagtttggtatcaattgcattttttctaaaaaattttatgcatttttcgaaaattcatgcattcatagtgttcttcatgatcttcaagttgttcttggccagtcttcttgtttgatcttcatattttcttgttttgtgtcttttcttgtttttcatatgcattcttgcattcatagtgtctatacatgaaaaatctttaagtttggtgtcttgcatgttttcttttcttgaaaatttttcaaaaaaatatgttcttgatgttcatcatgatcttcaaagtgttcttggtgttcatcttgacattc
Encoded here:
- the LOC112750448 gene encoding protein ACTIVITY OF BC1 COMPLEX KINASE 7, chloroplastic-like, which codes for MVSSSEVVKRSTLSDNKVKTVNGAKQNVNGATTIVKRDVNPPLTKAVKSRTSEELPPLEELKVLQLGPTFIKLGQLSSTRSDLFPCEFVDELAKLQDKVPAFSPKKAKSFIESELGASISLLFREFEDRPIAAASLGQVA